The Apibacter raozihei genome contains a region encoding:
- a CDS encoding HMG-box domain-containing protein, whose amino-acid sequence MKQRFFLIKIAGFAILCFIVMLLWNWLTPVLFTLPTINYLQSVGLVLLCRLLFGRFNPEFYNSENMRRNPMKEKWMKMSDDEREVFIKKIRERPSWRKDRFFNRNKTDNDDSSTEHEK is encoded by the coding sequence ATGAAACAAAGATTTTTTTTAATTAAAATAGCCGGATTTGCCATATTGTGTTTTATAGTAATGCTTTTGTGGAACTGGCTTACACCTGTACTATTTACTCTCCCCACTATAAACTATCTACAATCAGTCGGACTGGTATTACTTTGCAGGCTATTATTCGGCAGATTTAATCCTGAATTTTACAATTCTGAAAATATGCGGAGAAATCCTATGAAAGAAAAATGGATGAAAATGTCTGATGATGAAAGGGAAGTTTTTATAAAAAAAATAAGAGAACGACCTAGCTGGAGAAAAGATCGATTTTTTAACAGAAATAAAACCGATAACGATGACTCCAGCACTGAACATGAAAAATAA